From Streptomyces chrestomyceticus JCM 4735, one genomic window encodes:
- a CDS encoding COX15/CtaA family protein, giving the protein MPNTWNPFELIARRWQPSAAFVRRAALATVVMSVVIVVTGGAVRLTQSGLGCSTWPKCTPDSLTPTSAMGINGLIEFGNRLLTYVLCAFIGVFIIAARARAPRRRSLTRLGWAMFWIVMGNAVWGGIVVLTGLNPYLVAAHFLLTTALLTVSVLAWRRAAEGDEEPRDLVARPVRQLAGLLVLATGVLTVIGTVVTGAGPHAGDAKKVHRIPVDWHEITQLHVDFVYIVVGLSVALWFTLRAVKAPAAPRRMMLELFGCILLQGVIGYIQYFAGLPEIVVGLHMLVSTLVWICVLRIYLALRDRGPVPADSPDGVGTAPAAGAEVPAPAEPQPAAGTSASSR; this is encoded by the coding sequence GTGCCGAACACGTGGAACCCCTTTGAGCTGATCGCGCGCCGCTGGCAGCCGAGCGCCGCCTTCGTACGGCGGGCCGCGCTGGCCACCGTCGTGATGTCCGTCGTCATCGTCGTGACCGGCGGCGCCGTCCGGCTCACCCAGTCCGGGCTGGGCTGCTCGACCTGGCCCAAGTGCACCCCGGACAGCCTGACGCCGACCTCCGCGATGGGCATCAACGGCCTCATCGAGTTCGGCAACCGGCTGCTGACATACGTGCTGTGCGCGTTCATCGGCGTGTTCATCATCGCGGCCCGGGCGCGCGCGCCCCGGCGCCGCTCGCTCACCCGCCTCGGCTGGGCGATGTTCTGGATCGTCATGGGCAACGCCGTCTGGGGCGGCATCGTCGTCCTGACCGGCCTGAACCCGTACCTGGTCGCCGCGCACTTCCTCCTCACCACCGCCCTGCTCACGGTCTCCGTGCTGGCCTGGCGCCGCGCCGCCGAGGGCGACGAGGAGCCGCGCGACCTGGTCGCCCGCCCGGTGCGCCAGCTCGCCGGGCTGCTGGTCCTGGCGACCGGCGTCCTCACCGTCATCGGCACGGTCGTCACCGGCGCCGGGCCGCACGCGGGCGACGCCAAGAAGGTCCACCGCATCCCGGTGGACTGGCACGAGATCACCCAGTTGCACGTCGACTTCGTCTACATCGTCGTCGGCCTGTCCGTGGCCCTGTGGTTCACGCTGCGCGCCGTCAAGGCACCGGCCGCGCCGCGCCGCATGATGCTGGAGCTGTTCGGCTGCATCCTGCTCCAGGGCGTCATCGGTTACATCCAGTACTTCGCGGGCCTGCCGGAGATCGTCGTCGGCCTGCACATGCTGGTCTCGACGCTGGTGTGGATCTGCGTACTGCGGATCTACCTCGCGCTGCGCGACCGCGGTCCCGTACCGGCCGACTCCCCCGACGGCGTCGGCACCGCTCCGGCCGCGGGCGCCGAGGTGCCCGCTCCCGCCGAACCTCAGCCGGCCGCCGGCACCTCCGCCTCCAGCCGGTAG
- a CDS encoding ABC transporter permease, producing MTATGTTDRDGAAGAAGTFAPRPGAAPLPRMIRAQALLETKMLLRNGEQLLLTVVIPTLLLVLFSAVDIVDTGAGKAVDFLTPGILALAVMSTAFTGQAIATGFERRYGVLKRLAASPLPRWALMTAKTCSVLVTEILQIVLLTVIAFVLGWSPHGNPLAVVLLLVLGTAAFSGLGLLMAGTLKAEATLAAANLVFLLLLVGGGVIVPLDKFPDAAQSVLGLLPISALSDGLRDVLQHGAGMPWADLGILAVWAVLGLGAAAKFFRWE from the coding sequence ATGACCGCCACCGGCACGACGGACCGGGACGGCGCGGCCGGCGCCGCCGGCACCTTCGCCCCCCGGCCGGGCGCGGCGCCGCTGCCCCGGATGATCCGCGCGCAGGCTCTCCTCGAAACGAAGATGCTGCTGCGCAACGGCGAGCAGCTGCTGCTGACCGTCGTCATCCCGACGCTGCTGCTGGTGCTGTTCTCCGCCGTCGACATCGTCGACACGGGCGCGGGCAAGGCGGTCGACTTCCTGACGCCGGGCATCCTGGCGCTGGCCGTCATGTCCACCGCCTTCACCGGCCAGGCCATCGCGACCGGCTTCGAGCGCCGCTACGGCGTCCTGAAGCGGCTGGCCGCGTCGCCGCTGCCGCGCTGGGCGCTGATGACGGCGAAGACCTGCTCGGTGCTGGTGACCGAGATCCTCCAGATCGTGCTGCTGACGGTGATCGCGTTCGTGCTGGGCTGGTCCCCGCACGGCAATCCGCTGGCCGTGGTGCTGCTGCTCGTCCTCGGTACGGCGGCGTTCTCCGGGCTCGGCCTGCTGATGGCGGGCACCCTCAAGGCAGAGGCGACCCTGGCGGCGGCCAACCTCGTCTTCCTGCTGCTGCTGGTGGGCGGCGGTGTGATCGTGCCGCTGGACAAGTTCCCGGACGCGGCGCAGTCGGTGCTCGGCCTGCTGCCGATCTCCGCGCTGTCGGACGGCCTGCGGGACGTCCTCCAGCACGGCGCGGGCATGCCGTGGGCCGACCTCGGCATCCTGGCCGTGTGGGCGGTACTCGGGCTGGGCGCGGCGGCCAAGTTCTTCCGCTGGGAGTAG
- a CDS encoding ABC transporter ATP-binding protein, with the protein MRSASSGDTPRTPGRPPAVEVTGLVKRYGTKTAVDGLDLRVEAGSVTAVLGPNGAGKTTTVEICEGYRRPDAGTIRVLGLDPVADAAALRPRIGVMLQSGGVYAGARAEEMLRHTASLHAHPVDVDLLMDRLGLGGCGRTNYRRLSGGQQQRLALAMAVVGRPELVFLDEPTAGLDPQARHATWDLVRELRADGVSTVLTTHFMDEAEQLADDVAIIDGGRVIAQGSPEELCKGGAENTLRFTGRPGLDLGALLKALPAESAAAELTPGTYRVTGTIDPQLLATVASWCAQHGVLPNAIAVERHTLEDVFLELTGKELRS; encoded by the coding sequence ATGCGCAGCGCCTCCTCCGGGGACACCCCCCGGACCCCCGGCCGTCCGCCTGCCGTCGAGGTCACCGGCCTGGTCAAGCGGTACGGGACCAAGACCGCGGTGGACGGCCTCGACCTCCGGGTCGAGGCGGGCTCGGTCACCGCCGTCCTCGGGCCCAACGGCGCCGGGAAGACCACCACCGTCGAGATCTGCGAGGGCTACCGCCGCCCCGACGCGGGCACCATCCGCGTCCTGGGCCTGGACCCGGTCGCCGACGCTGCGGCGCTACGCCCCCGTATCGGCGTGATGCTCCAGTCCGGCGGCGTCTACGCGGGCGCCCGGGCCGAAGAGATGCTGCGGCACACCGCCAGCCTGCACGCCCACCCCGTCGACGTGGACCTCCTCATGGACCGGCTGGGCCTGGGCGGCTGCGGCCGTACGAACTACCGGCGGCTCTCCGGCGGGCAGCAGCAACGGCTCGCGCTGGCCATGGCCGTCGTGGGCCGCCCCGAGCTGGTCTTCCTGGACGAGCCGACGGCCGGGCTGGACCCGCAGGCCCGGCACGCCACCTGGGACCTCGTACGGGAACTGCGCGCCGACGGCGTCAGCACCGTACTGACCACCCACTTCATGGACGAGGCCGAGCAGCTCGCCGACGACGTGGCGATCATCGACGGCGGCCGGGTGATCGCCCAGGGCAGCCCGGAGGAGCTGTGCAAGGGCGGCGCCGAGAACACCCTGCGCTTCACCGGACGGCCCGGCCTCGACCTGGGGGCGCTGCTCAAGGCGCTGCCCGCGGAGAGCGCCGCGGCCGAGCTGACGCCCGGCACGTACCGGGTGACCGGCACGATCGATCCGCAACTGCTGGCGACCGTCGCCTCCTGGTGCGCTCAGCACGGCGTGCTGCCGAACGCCATAGCGGTCGAGCGGCACACCCTGGAGGACGTCTTCCTCGAACTGACCGGCAAGGAGCTGCGTTCATGA